A region of Massilia sp. KIM DNA encodes the following proteins:
- a CDS encoding helix-turn-helix domain-containing protein produces the protein MSTIMYISSEAPTLGALLRGLRSRQGWTLKEMSVKSGIPVSTLSKVEHGQLTLTYDKLYQLSQRLGMRMSELFAEEESDAEPVVTARRSLGNLATAVRVETPNYDYYYLCAELRRKRMIPVLARIRANTVKEFGQLVHHSGEEFAFVLKGSVALHTEFYDPVTLHAGESVYFDSSMGHAYLVPEGCEEAELLSVMAGGNEEEVQTALGSHAREKAQL, from the coding sequence TTGTCAACGATCATGTATATATCATCTGAAGCCCCAACTTTGGGCGCGTTGCTCCGTGGCTTGCGTAGTCGACAAGGCTGGACTCTAAAAGAAATGAGTGTGAAAAGCGGCATTCCTGTGTCGACGCTGTCAAAGGTCGAGCATGGTCAGCTTACGCTGACCTATGACAAGCTTTATCAACTTAGCCAGAGACTTGGCATGCGCATGTCGGAACTGTTCGCGGAAGAGGAAAGTGACGCCGAGCCTGTCGTGACCGCGAGACGCAGCCTAGGGAATTTGGCTACAGCAGTCCGGGTTGAAACGCCTAACTACGACTACTACTATCTATGTGCCGAGTTGCGCAGGAAGCGCATGATTCCAGTTCTTGCGCGTATTCGTGCAAATACAGTCAAGGAGTTTGGGCAACTCGTGCACCACTCGGGCGAAGAATTCGCCTTTGTACTCAAGGGTTCGGTGGCACTGCATACAGAGTTTTACGATCCAGTTACCCTGCATGCAGGAGAGTCCGTGTACTTTGACTCGAGCATGGGGCACGCCTATCTTGTACCGGAGGGGTGCGAAGAGGCGGAACTCCTGAGTGTCATGGCAGGTGGAAACGAGGAAGAAGTGCAGACTGCACTTGGTTCTCATGCGCGTGAGAAAGCACAGCTATAA